AATCACAATAGCTATGGACCAATTTAAGTTTACAGCTATGAAAAATCAATTTAATTGCTTCACAACCGTATTCGTTTTTTAGATAAAGGTAAAAGGATCTGTATCAATTCCTGAAGGAATGTACTTCACATCATAACCTTTTTCTTTGCTGAGCCTTTCCATCACGGTGGCGACTCCATATTTCATGATTTTTTCAACATTGTGTCCGGGGTCAATCATATTCAATCCATCCATCAGGGCGTCATGCGCGGTGTGATAGTAAATATCTCCTGTAATAAAAACATCGGCACCGCGGAATCTAGCTTGAGAAAAATATTTATTTCCGTCTCCGCCCAGGACAGCTACTTTTTTTACCCTAGCATTCAAATCACCAACGACACGAACGTTATTGACTCCGAGAGCCCCCTTCACAAACTTTGCATATTCTGACAAAGTAGTTTCCTCAACTTTTCCGATCCTTCCGAGTCCAAGCTGCTCTCCACTATTTTCAAGTCGGTATATATCATAGGCAACTTCTTCGTAGGGGTGAACTTTGATCATAGCCTGGATCACCTTTTTTTCGATACTCTGGGGGAAAATTGTTTCTATCCGCACTTCACTCACCGCTTCTAGCTTGCCTTGTTCGCCAATATGAGGATTGGTATTTTCTCCTGGAAGGAACCGCCCCTTACCTGAAACAGAGAATGTACAATGGCTATAATTGCCGATTGCTCCGGCTCCTGCATTTCCTAAGGCTTCACGAAGCTTCTGAGCATTTTCCTCCGGGACGAAAACAACAAGCTTTTTCAGCTGATCCTCATAAGTTGGAACAAGTACCTGAGTATCCATTAGACCGAGTGCATCGGCAAGCAGGTCATTCACGCCGCCTTTAGCCACATCAAGGTTTGTGTGTGCGGCATAAACTGCGATATCATGTTTGATCAGCCTGGCAATCATTCTTCCTGCGGGTGTGTCGGTCGCAATTTTTTTCAATGGACGGAAAATCGGCGGATGGTGGGCAATGATCAGCTGGACATTCTTTGCTATTGCCTCTTCAACAACCCCTTCGGTAACATCCAGAGTTAACAAGACGTTCTCGACTGGCTGGTTCAACGACCCTATTTGGAGGCCAATCTTATCGCCTTCCATCGCATAGGATTTGGGTGAAAATTGTTCAAAAAGCTGGATGACTTCATGTCCATTTACTTTTTTCAACGTAACGCCTCCTCTGCCATCTTAATTTTCCTCTCTAATTCCTGTCTCTTGCTCACTGTATCTTCATTTTGTGCAGCTTCTTGAAGCTGCAATAAAATTCGCTGCCAATTATTCTTCTCTGCATTCCACTTTTCCTTAAATACAGCCGTCTTTTCTTTTAATAGGAATGGGCCAAACAGGATTCCATTTTCGAGATTGATGTGTTGATAAGGTATGAGCGGTTCACCTTTTTCAGCAACTAAAATTTCGTATACCTTTCCATCTTCTTTCAGTATTTCTTCCGCTGCAAGCTCCCACCCATTTTCAATCAGCCATCTGCGGACTGCAAAGCTCCCTACATTGGGTTGCAGAACCAGCCTGCTTACACCTTGAAGCTTGGATTTCCCCTTCTCAAGTATCGATGAAATCAATGTTCCGCCCATGCCAGCAATCGTTATGCAGTCCACTTCTCCTGGCTCAATGACCTCGAGACCATCACCCTTGCGAACAATAATCTGCTGTGTCAGATTTTCCTCCTGGACCTGCTCAAGGGCAGATTGGTACGGTCCATTGGCAACCTCTCCAGCTACCGCCATTGGCACAGCACCCTTTTTAACAACATAACAAGGAAGATAGGCATGGTCAGAGCCGATATCGGCCAGCCTTGCCCCCTTGGGAATATAATTTGCAACGGCATTCAGCCGATCTGAGAGCTTTTCAGCATTCATACAAGTCACCTACTAGATCTTATTTTGCTTTTATAAGTATATGAAAATCGCATGCCCCTTGTCCAATCATCGAAAAGAAAACAGAGATCGCTGCGATGTATTTATATATAAAAATAGTAAAGGCTCTCTGCAATAGCAAAGAGCCCTTAAAAATTACTTCAATTCTTTGGTGATCCATTCAGCCATTTGTTCTTCCTTGCCAGCAGCCATTCCTGGAGGCATGTTGCCTTTACCGTTAGTCAAAATGCCCTTGATTTCATCTTTGGAATACTTGCTGCCAACACCCTTTAATGAAGGACCAGATACACCTTCATACTGGTTGCCGTGGCAACCTGCACATGACTGCTGATAAAACTCTTCTGGGTTTACTTCAGCAGTTTCTTCAGTCTTTCCGCCGCCCTCTTTTTCCTTTGCAAGATCCTTGGAATCACCCAGGCCCTTGAAAGAAAGCAGGAACATCAAGCCGATTCCCATTACCATGATCAATACAAACGGGATAATTGGATTTCGATTCATCATATACCCTCCTTTATGTACAACATCAACTAAATAATGATTTCACACAGATATTATTTTACTTGAAAAACGTTTACAGGGAAAGTAAAAAAGCAAACTTTGTCACACTTGTTCACAATTTAGACAAAAAACTTCATCAAATGATGAAGTTTTAGATGTTTAAGCTGATTTTAGGTTTCCCTTTTAACAGCCAATTAGTCTTGCAATCACCATTCTTTGGACTTCGGATGTTCCTTCGCCAATTTCAAGGAGCTTCGCATCGCGCATATAGCGCTCCACTTCGTATTCTCGCATATAACCATAGCCTCCATGGATTTGAACAGCCTGGTCAGCCACCTCCATCGCAATCTCAGAGGCATACAGCTTACACATGGAAGCTTCCTTCGAGAATGGGCGTCCCTGGTCTTTCAGCCATGCCGCCTTATATACCATATTGCGTGCAAGTTCAATTTTCATTGCCATGTCAGCAAGTTTAAACTGTATTGCCTGGAACTGAGATATCGGCCTGCCGAATTGCTGTCTTTCTTTTGCATACTGCAGAGCTTTCTCATAAGCAGCCTGTGCAACACCTACTGCCATTGCGCCAATACCGATTCTGCCTCCATCAAGCGTAACAAGGAATTGCTTGAAGCCCTCACCTTTCTTCCCTAGCAGGTTTTCAACAGGTACATGCACATCCTCCATTACCAGCTGAGTGGTATTCGAAGCATTTAAGCCCATTTTTTCATAATTATCGATGACTGTGAAGCCAGGTGCATTTGTGGGTACGATAATCGCGGTGATCTCTTTTTTGCCATCCTTATTCGCTGTAATTGCAGTCATTGCCAGGTGTTTAGCGTAGCTGGCATTGGTTATAAAGTTCTTGCTGCCATTGATGATGTATTCACCATCCACTTCTTTTGCAGTAGTCTGTGTTCCCCCTGCATCCGAACCGGCATTCGGTTCAGTCAATCCAAATGCACCCAAGGATTCACCTGAGCAGATTGGTGTAAGATATTGTTGTTTCTGCTCTTCTGTCCCAAATAGATTGATAGGAGCCCCGCCAAGGGATATATGAGCCGAGTAAGTAATCCCGGTGGATGCACATGCCTTGCTCAATTCCTCAGTGACTATGGCAAAGCTGACAGTATCTGCGCCTGCTCCACCATACTCCTCAGGGAAAGGCAGGCCCAACATTCCTAATTCACCTAGCTTTTTAAATATTTCAGTCGGAAACTCTTTGGTTTTATCTCTCTCAATTGCTCCGGGAGCAACTTCTTCCTCGGCAAATTCCCTTATCGTTCTCTTAATCATCGATTGTTCTGAAGTTAAATCAAAATTCATTTCCATCCCCCTTAAGACATTGAATGCGTTTACATTCTACATTATAAAGGTGAACAGACAATTTTCTCAACATTTTAAAACTTTTAAATTTTTAATTATTATATGAATATAGCAATTAATAGGACAAGTAATCCAGCCACCCCTGACACTTTGAATGATACCAAATTCCATTTAGCGCCTGCAGCAAGCCATAACAAACAGTTGACCGCCGTTATAATATACAGGACAGCAGGTACGTCTGGGAATAGTAATTCCCCTGCCTGAACTGTTGTTATTAAAATAACAAGTGCTGAAGACAGCAGGACTATTAAGTCATATAATGAATTCTTCAGCATAAAAAAAGCTGCTATCAGTGAACTTACTCCAAAAAATATCATTAGACCGGTTTGCAAAAAAAGCGACAATTCAGTAAAATAAAATAACAAAACTGAAAGCGATAACAATCCAAGCATCGCCAGCTGAATGATCTTCAAACGGCTTGGCCTATTTTTTAAGTTTGAATCCGGATTTAAGCTCCCTTCGGTATATAAATTCAAGAGAAAGTCACAATAGTGCTCTGGCAGCAGCTTGCTTTGTTTCCAGTATTGAATCTCATTAGTGATAATCTTTCTGCGATGGTCATCCATTTGCAGCCACTTCCCGTCTGGTTGGTGATTTTTATTAAAGGCTATTTCCGTAAAGATTGTTGCTAAAATCCTAAAGCCGATTTTAACGTGATAAAAGCCATTTTGTAGGTCGGTACTAAGTTGGCAAGCTCTTTTCTCTTATTAAACGTTGGTTTTGTGAAGAAACTTATGTAATTCCATCCTATTTTATAGTCAATAGCAACAAAGTTTCAGAAAAGAGCCTCATTAAAAAAAGGAACAATTTACTTTTTATTTTAAAAAGTAAATTGTTCCTTGGCAATCCTATTCTAAAAAGTCTTTCAATCGTTTGCTTCGGCTAGGGTGCCTTAGCTTACGCAGAGCTTTGGCTTCTATCTGACGGATACGCTCACGAGTGACACCAAATACTTTACCCACTTCCTCAAGTGTGCGGGTCCGTCCATCATCAAGCCCGAATCGCAGTCTCAGGACGTTTTCTTCACGGTCAGTAAGAGTATCCAGCACATCCTCCAGCTGTTCCTTTAAGAGCTCATACGCTGCATGTTCAGAAGGAGAGGTTGCATCCTGGTCCTCAATGAAGTCTCCAAGGTGGGAATCATCCTCTTCACCGATTGGAGTTTCAAGGGAAACTGGCTCCTGTGCAATTTTAAGGATTTCACGCACTTTTTCTGGTGAAAGGTCCATATCCTCACCGATTTCTTCAGGTGTTGGTTCGCGTCCTAAATCCTGAAGGAGCTGCCTTTGTACGCGGATCAATTTGTTGATCGTTTCGACCATGTGAACAGGAATCCTTATTGTCCTCGCCTGGTCAGCGATTGCACGCGTTATTGCCTGGCGTATCCACCAAGTAGCATAGGTGCTGAACTTGAATCCTTTGCGGTAGTCGAATTTCTCTACTGCTTTAATCAAGCCCATATTCCCTTCCTGGATCAAGTCAAGGAAGAGCATGCCTCTGCCGACATAGCGTTTTGCAATACTGACAACAAGGCGCAGGTTTGCTTCGGCAAGACGCCTCTTAGCTTCTTCATCACCCTGTTCGATTCTTTCTGCCAGGTTGATTTCTTCCTCGGCGGAAAGAAGGTCAACACGGCCGATTTCTTTCAAATACATTCTTACCGGGTCATTGATCTTTACGCCCGGAGGAACACTCAAGTCATTCAAGTCAAATTCTTCGTCGCCTTTTGCAAGCTGTTTGATGTCCGGATCTTCTTCCTCATCACTTTCACCAACTAATTCAATTCCCTGCTCACCGAGGAATTCATAGTACTCATCCATTTGATCGGAATCCAATTCAAAGCTTGATAACCTTTCCGCGATATCATCATAAGCAAGGACGCCTGTTTTCTTGCCCAGTGCCGTTAACTGGTCTTTCACTTGTTCAACAGTCACTTCATTTTCAGTGACTTCTTTAGAACGGGCTGACTTTTCAGCCATATGTCCCCCTCCTTCCAAAAATCAAAAACAATCAGCATAAGCTCTATAATGTCTTACGCAATTGGATAATCTCCGTTGCGATTGCTGCAGCGCGCAAAAAGTCATTCTGACGTTCTGCCTGTTTTTGTTCTGCCATTTTTTCCTTTATTTTTAACATTTTTTGATAATTCAAGACCTGCTTGATATAATCAGATAATTCCTGATCGCTGAGTTCCTCGTTTAGAGGCATCATTTCAATATCAGCAACAACCCTTTTTAGCTTATTATCCTGAAGATAATTTAAGAACGCACTTGGATCAGGGTCATGTCCTTTTTCATAGTATGCAAATAAATAAGTAATAATAGCCTGATGTTCATCAATATTCATTATGTTCCCTGCAAGCAGCTCCTGAACCTTATATGTGACGTCAGCGTCTCTCATCATATGGTAGATGAGCCGTCTTTCGGCCGTGTGGTAAGCGGGCTTTAGCTCTGCCTTCCTTGAATATACGGCGGGCCTGGATTCTGCCCGGGGCTGGCTTTGCTTTTTGGGAGCCGCAGCCTGTGCCAACTGGTTGATTTGTTGGATAAGGGCATCAAGTGACAATGAAAATTCATTTGCCAACTGACGCAGGTACAGGTCTTTTTCTACTGCCTTATCAAGTGTACTGATCTCTTTGAGTACTTCTTCGATATATTGAAGACGATCTCCTTCATTCTGAAGGTTTTTTCCTCGGCGATAATATAGTAATTTAAATGCCATCAAGGTGGCGCTGGAGCCTATAACGTCATTTCTGAACTTTTCCTCACCATGTACCTTTATGAAATCGTCTGGATCCATCCCATCAGGCATCGTCGCGACCCTGACAGCCAGCCCGGCCTTTGACAGCATGTTTGAGGCCCTGAATGCCGCCTCTATGCCGGCCTTGTCCGAATCGTAACAAATTGTTACAGCCTCAACGTTTCTTTTTAGCAAGGAAATGTGTTCATCTGTCAACGAAGTTCCCATTGTGGCAACTCCATTTTCAACGCCTGCCCGGTTAGCTGAGATGACATCGGCGAACCCTTCGAAAAGGACAGCTTGCTGCTGTTTCCTGACCGAGCCGCGCGCAAGGTGGAAATTATATAAAATTTTACTTTTGTTGAAGATTTGCGTTTCTGGGCTATTCAAATATTTGGGCTCTTCGTCCCCCATTGCTCTTCCAGAAAACGCAATCGTATTTCCCTGGTGGTCCAGGATAGGGAACATGATTCTGTTGCGGAACCTGTCAAAGTATGTCCCATCGTTTTCCCGCTGGATGACCAGTCCTGCCTTCGAAATCCGGCCGAGCGTAAAACCTCTTTTTTCAAGCAGTTTTACTGCAAAATCCCACGAAGGCAAGGCATAACCTATTTGAAAACGATCAATGGATTCTTTGGTGAATCCCCTATTTAAAAGATACTCCAGGGCATCCTGACCCTCTTTTGTGTTTACCAGCAAATGATGATAGAATTTACGCAAGAGTTCATGCGCTTCAATCATTTGCTTTGAGCCTTCAGGCAGTTGTGGATTCCTGCCCGCCGCGTGACCTTCCAGCTTAAGCTCGATGTTTGCCATTTCGGCAAGCTTCACTGCAGCTTCCTGAAAAGACAGCCCATCTATATCCATCAGGAATGAAAAAACATTCCCGCCGGCTCCACAGCCAAAGCAGTGAAAAATCTGCTTATCCGGTGAAACTGAAAATGATGGAGAATTCTCCCCGTGAAATGGGCAAAGCCCAAAATAATTGCGGCCTTGCTTTTTCAACTGGACATAATCACCAATGACATCGACTATTTCAACCGCCTGCCGGATTTCATTTACTTTTTCCTCGGCAATCCTCTCTGCCATATGCATGACCTCTAATTAGTTGTGATTCCTTGAACATATCTTAAAATTCGACAAAAGCATGTTCAATTCCTCTATGAATTTTTCTCTGTCTTTTTCAGTGAAAGGTTTTGGTCCTTTCCCATAGTATCCCTGGCGCCTTGCTTTCGCAGAAATATATCTTAGCTCAAGCGCTGTCTGGATTCCTTTTTCTTCGTATAAACTTCCCCTTGGGGAGATGGTGTAAACCCCTTTCGCAATGAGTGTAGATGCTAGGCCAATGTCCTGCGTCACTGCAAAATCACCTTTCTTAACGTGATTCATTAAATAAAGGTCTACAGCCTCCTTATATGAATCGACAAAAACCCAGTTCTGCCCTTGAAGATCATTCTTCATATGGGCGTATGAAGCCACAAAAACAGCTTCGATGGCAAACTTCGAAGCAATTTCGACAATTTCCTTAATAACCGGGCAAGAGTCTGCATCCACAAAAAGAGTCTGACTGTTGATTTTACTAGTATTAATTCTACATCACTCCGCATATTCCTTCTTAGGAATGTATTTTTTAAAAGGGAATTTTGTCGAATTTTTTCGCGGTCAACATCTTGACAACTGATAATAAATAGTTTATTCGTAATCTGTCAAGTCTAAACCTAAACAGATACATTTTTATCACAATTTTTTATTATAGTATAAGATAGCCTATTTTTCCATCATTTTATCTTATCTATAAAGGCTGAAACACTAAAAAAGAAAAGCACATAAAGAATATGTGCTATTTGTCCATCGACTTGTTGCGGACCATATTGAGAATGACATTCGCCGTTTCTTCGACTGCCTTATTGGTCACATCGATGACCGGGCATCCAATTTTTTCAACGATTCCATCAAAATACTCAATTTCTTCTTTAATCCTCTCGATATTCGCGTAGATTGCCTGGTCGTTCAAACCGAGTGATATTAATCTTTCACGTCGGATCTGGTTCAATTTATCAGGCGATATCCTAAGGCCGAAGCACTTTTCTTTTGGAACAAGAAATAATTCCTCCGGAGGATCCACCTCAGGCACAAGCGGAACATTCGCCACTTTATAGCGCTTATGGGCAAGATATTGTGACAAAGGCGTTTTTGACGTGCGCGAGACTCCGACCAAAACGATATCCGCTTTGAGTATGCCCCTTGGATCGCGGCCGTCATCATACTTTACTGCAAACTCAATGGCTTCTACTTTTTTGAAATAATCTTCATCAAGCTTACGCACAAGACCTGGTTCATACAATGGTGTCTCACCGCTTAATACTTGAATTTGCTTCATGAGCGGCCCAATGATATCACAGGCATATATTCCCTCTTTACCTGCAGCCTCCAGCAGATATTCGCTTATTTCCGGCTTAACCAATGTGTAAGCGATCATTCCGCCATCATGCTTCGCCATTGTGATTACTTCATCAATATGTATTTTGTCCTCAACATATGGAAATCTTTTTAAGGACACATCCAAATGTTCGAATTGGCTGATGGCAGCCTTTGTCACGAGCTCCGCTGTCTCGCCGACAGAGTCAGAAACCACATAAATAACAGGTGTTTTATCCATTCCCAATCAACCCCTTCTCTGTCTTGGTTCTTATTCTTCTGCCAAGGCCACAAAAGCCTTGGTAATGTTTGTCTTGGTCAATCTTCCTACAATCTCATACCCATCATCTGTATCCTTGATGATTGGCAGGGCATCAATCTGTTTTTCAATTAATTCCTTTGCAGCATCAATCAGCAGATCATCACGACGGCACACCGTTATATTCGGCATCCTTGTCATAATAATATTGACCGGCAAAGTAGACAGTTCCTGTTTTCCGATGCTTGCTCTCAATAAATCTTTGCGTGACAAGACGCCTACCAGCTTTGAAGCTTTATCTACCACAAATAATGTGCCTACATCCTCAAGGAACATCGCAACTATTGCATCATAAACAGACACATTTTCAGGGATGACTACTGGTATAGACTGATAATCCCTGACGAGGATTTTTTTCAGATTCTCTGAAAGCAGCTGATTTCCAGATTTCCCTGTATAAAAATAACCCACTCGCGGCCTTGCATCCAGAAATCCCGCCATCGTCAAGATTGCGAGGTCTGGCCTGAGGGTAGCCCTGGTCAGATTCAGTCTCTCAGCTATATGCTCACCGGTAATCGGTCCATTATCCTTTACGATTTGCAGGATCTGCTCCTGTCGTTTATTCAGTTCGATTGTCCTCACCACCCATCGGGAATTTTTGATTCTCCCGTATTCTTGGTTTACAGCTTTTTCGATTCGGATCAGATTCAAGGACTGAGCAGAATGTTTTATGTACATAAAACAATTTAATCTCGAAAAAGCTTAATAAGATTATTATATACTACATGAGGTAACCAAAAGAAAGAACTTTCTAACGTTCTTATGACGGTTCCAATCTTGATGATTCAACCAATCAAAAACTTACTAAAGTGCCCTCCAGTGAAGGAAGGCACAATGTACATAACATTCAATTGCTGCTTTAAATCAGCTTTCTTACTTTACTACAATATCATTTACCTTGGCGAGTTTCATGATCAGGACGGCTAGTGCTGCCATTTGATTCAGGCGATTT
The nucleotide sequence above comes from Mesobacillus jeotgali. Encoded proteins:
- a CDS encoding Nif3-like dinuclear metal center hexameric protein produces the protein MKKVNGHEVIQLFEQFSPKSYAMEGDKIGLQIGSLNQPVENVLLTLDVTEGVVEEAIAKNVQLIIAHHPPIFRPLKKIATDTPAGRMIARLIKHDIAVYAAHTNLDVAKGGVNDLLADALGLMDTQVLVPTYEDQLKKLVVFVPEENAQKLREALGNAGAGAIGNYSHCTFSVSGKGRFLPGENTNPHIGEQGKLEAVSEVRIETIFPQSIEKKVIQAMIKVHPYEEVAYDIYRLENSGEQLGLGRIGKVEETTLSEYAKFVKGALGVNNVRVVGDLNARVKKVAVLGGDGNKYFSQARFRGADVFITGDIYYHTAHDALMDGLNMIDPGHNVEKIMKYGVATVMERLSKEKGYDVKYIPSGIDTDPFTFI
- a CDS encoding tRNA (adenine(22)-N(1))-methyltransferase, yielding MNAEKLSDRLNAVANYIPKGARLADIGSDHAYLPCYVVKKGAVPMAVAGEVANGPYQSALEQVQEENLTQQIIVRKGDGLEVIEPGEVDCITIAGMGGTLISSILEKGKSKLQGVSRLVLQPNVGSFAVRRWLIENGWELAAEEILKEDGKVYEILVAEKGEPLIPYQHINLENGILFGPFLLKEKTAVFKEKWNAEKNNWQRILLQLQEAAQNEDTVSKRQELERKIKMAEEALR
- the cccA gene encoding cytochrome c550 encodes the protein MNRNPIIPFVLIMVMGIGLMFLLSFKGLGDSKDLAKEKEGGGKTEETAEVNPEEFYQQSCAGCHGNQYEGVSGPSLKGVGSKYSKDEIKGILTNGKGNMPPGMAAGKEEQMAEWITKELK
- a CDS encoding acyl-CoA dehydrogenase family protein, encoding MNFDLTSEQSMIKRTIREFAEEEVAPGAIERDKTKEFPTEIFKKLGELGMLGLPFPEEYGGAGADTVSFAIVTEELSKACASTGITYSAHISLGGAPINLFGTEEQKQQYLTPICSGESLGAFGLTEPNAGSDAGGTQTTAKEVDGEYIINGSKNFITNASYAKHLAMTAITANKDGKKEITAIIVPTNAPGFTVIDNYEKMGLNASNTTQLVMEDVHVPVENLLGKKGEGFKQFLVTLDGGRIGIGAMAVGVAQAAYEKALQYAKERQQFGRPISQFQAIQFKLADMAMKIELARNMVYKAAWLKDQGRPFSKEASMCKLYASEIAMEVADQAVQIHGGYGYMREYEVERYMRDAKLLEIGEGTSEVQRMVIARLIGC
- the rpoD gene encoding RNA polymerase sigma factor RpoD, with protein sequence MAEKSARSKEVTENEVTVEQVKDQLTALGKKTGVLAYDDIAERLSSFELDSDQMDEYYEFLGEQGIELVGESDEEEDPDIKQLAKGDEEFDLNDLSVPPGVKINDPVRMYLKEIGRVDLLSAEEEINLAERIEQGDEEAKRRLAEANLRLVVSIAKRYVGRGMLFLDLIQEGNMGLIKAVEKFDYRKGFKFSTYATWWIRQAITRAIADQARTIRIPVHMVETINKLIRVQRQLLQDLGREPTPEEIGEDMDLSPEKVREILKIAQEPVSLETPIGEEDDSHLGDFIEDQDATSPSEHAAYELLKEQLEDVLDTLTDREENVLRLRFGLDDGRTRTLEEVGKVFGVTRERIRQIEAKALRKLRHPSRSKRLKDFLE
- the dnaG gene encoding DNA primase encodes the protein MAERIAEEKVNEIRQAVEIVDVIGDYVQLKKQGRNYFGLCPFHGENSPSFSVSPDKQIFHCFGCGAGGNVFSFLMDIDGLSFQEAAVKLAEMANIELKLEGHAAGRNPQLPEGSKQMIEAHELLRKFYHHLLVNTKEGQDALEYLLNRGFTKESIDRFQIGYALPSWDFAVKLLEKRGFTLGRISKAGLVIQRENDGTYFDRFRNRIMFPILDHQGNTIAFSGRAMGDEEPKYLNSPETQIFNKSKILYNFHLARGSVRKQQQAVLFEGFADVISANRAGVENGVATMGTSLTDEHISLLKRNVEAVTICYDSDKAGIEAAFRASNMLSKAGLAVRVATMPDGMDPDDFIKVHGEEKFRNDVIGSSATLMAFKLLYYRRGKNLQNEGDRLQYIEEVLKEISTLDKAVEKDLYLRQLANEFSLSLDALIQQINQLAQAAAPKKQSQPRAESRPAVYSRKAELKPAYHTAERRLIYHMMRDADVTYKVQELLAGNIMNIDEHQAIITYLFAYYEKGHDPDPSAFLNYLQDNKLKRVVADIEMMPLNEELSDQELSDYIKQVLNYQKMLKIKEKMAEQKQAERQNDFLRAAAIATEIIQLRKTL
- a CDS encoding YaiI/YqxD family protein, giving the protein MDADSCPVIKEIVEIASKFAIEAVFVASYAHMKNDLQGQNWVFVDSYKEAVDLYLMNHVKKGDFAVTQDIGLASTLIAKGVYTISPRGSLYEEKGIQTALELRYISAKARRQGYYGKGPKPFTEKDREKFIEELNMLLSNFKICSRNHN
- a CDS encoding pyruvate, water dikinase regulatory protein; protein product: MDKTPVIYVVSDSVGETAELVTKAAISQFEHLDVSLKRFPYVEDKIHIDEVITMAKHDGGMIAYTLVKPEISEYLLEAAGKEGIYACDIIGPLMKQIQVLSGETPLYEPGLVRKLDEDYFKKVEAIEFAVKYDDGRDPRGILKADIVLVGVSRTSKTPLSQYLAHKRYKVANVPLVPEVDPPEELFLVPKEKCFGLRISPDKLNQIRRERLISLGLNDQAIYANIERIKEEIEYFDGIVEKIGCPVIDVTNKAVEETANVILNMVRNKSMDK
- a CDS encoding helix-turn-helix transcriptional regulator → MVRTIELNKRQEQILQIVKDNGPITGEHIAERLNLTRATLRPDLAILTMAGFLDARPRVGYFYTGKSGNQLLSENLKKILVRDYQSIPVVIPENVSVYDAIVAMFLEDVGTLFVVDKASKLVGVLSRKDLLRASIGKQELSTLPVNIIMTRMPNITVCRRDDLLIDAAKELIEKQIDALPIIKDTDDGYEIVGRLTKTNITKAFVALAEE